The proteins below come from a single Deltaproteobacteria bacterium genomic window:
- a CDS encoding DNA-directed RNA polymerase subunit omega, which translates to MARVTVEDCLENVDNRFALVHLGAQRARQLLKGAKPTVEHSKNKAAVLSLREIAAGNVYFDGDIRDALRDKLV; encoded by the coding sequence ATGGCACGTGTTACTGTAGAAGACTGTCTTGAAAATGTCGATAATCGCTTTGCTTTAGTACATCTGGGGGCCCAACGGGCACGTCAGTTGTTAAAAGGCGCTAAACCGACGGTTGAACATTCAAAAAATAAAGCTGCTGTTCTGTCGTTGCGCGAAATCGCTGCTGGTAATGTATATTTCGATGGCGATATTCGTGACGCATTGCGAGATAAACTAGTTTAA